Sequence from the Fictibacillus arsenicus genome:
CCCCTAAACCAAGTTCAATTGTAAAGCCTGGTCTTCTAAACTCCTGTATAAACCAGTCTTTATATCCTGCATAGCTGTCAACATACCTGATGGCTTTATATCCGCTGACCCGTTCAAATTCCTCTGCAATCTGCTGGGAGATCGGCATAGGTTCCTCTCCTTCAAATCCCCAATAAAGCTCCTTTCCTTGGGTATGAAGAGCAACTACCCTGTCAAAATCATACTTTTGTGCAGCCTGAGCCATGGCGATTGCTTCAGGTTCAGATAATGGTGCTATTCCAGGATAATCTCTAGGTGCAGGCTGTTTAGGTTTCCTCGGCTGTTCCAGTTCCCACCTTGCAGGGAACTGGTTATTTAAATCAACACCTCTAATATTGGCTTTCCATGATGAAAAGTCTTTTTTTCCTTTGTTTAAGTTTAATACAAAATCTTTTAATTCAGCATCCTCCGGAGGACCTTGTAAAACGAGGTCCACACCATCTGGATCAACCATTGGTACGGCAAGTAAAGTGGTATTCTTGTATAGATAGAGTGAAGAGATATCATTCATGGAAGCTTCACTTGTTAAGGCTCGAGCATACTCATTAATAAATTTCATAAGTATAGCTGTTGTAATCCATTCATTTCCGTGAAATGAACCGTTTATGTGTACTTTCTTCTTTCCTTTACCAACTATAAGCATATCGATGGGCTTTCCCTGTACGGAATGTCCAATGGTTTGTTTTTTAATAAAAGGATAAGTTTGCATTAATTGATCAATGTCCTTCTTTAACGCTTGGCTGTCATATTTTCGTTTTCCCTGAATACAAGGAAATGGAAGGACATAAGGAATGTTGATTTCATCTTTCACAAATATTTTCTTTGGATCGACTTCCTGGTTTAATAAGTAAAGCGCATCAATCGGTATATCTTTTTCCTCAGCAATTTTAAAGAATGTGTCACCATTTTTTATCTTATAGCGCTGAACAGCGACTCCAGGTATATGAACTTTTGTTCCTGCTTCAATATTTCCAGAATGCTTAT
This genomic interval carries:
- a CDS encoding M14 family metallopeptidase, with the translated sequence MEILVRNGDSLWYYSRLLSIPYTLIKDSNPNKHSGNIEAGTKVHIPGVAVQRYKIKNGDTFFKIAEEKDIPIDALYLLNQEVDPKKIFVKDEINIPYVLPFPCIQGKRKYDSQALKKDIDQLMQTYPFIKKQTIGHSVQGKPIDMLIVGKGKKKVHINGSFHGNEWITTAILMKFINEYARALTSEASMNDISSLYLYKNTTLLAVPMVDPDGVDLVLQGPPEDAELKDFVLNLNKGKKDFSSWKANIRGVDLNNQFPARWELEQPRKPKQPAPRDYPGIAPLSEPEAIAMAQAAQKYDFDRVVALHTQGKELYWGFEGEEPMPISQQIAEEFERVSGYKAIRYVDSYAGYKDWFIQEFRRPGFTIELGLGVNPLPLGQFDKIYEDTRGILVASLYM